In the Hermetia illucens chromosome 1, iHerIll2.2.curated.20191125, whole genome shotgun sequence genome, ATAACACACTTAAggactaaataaaaaaatattttcatgtcTGTATTTTAAATACAAAACTAAATTCTTTTATCTAATCTTATTCTATTTTctaattttgaatattattttccgGAACGGGTACTGTTTTCAATAGGAATCGTCACAGAATTATCCGCGGAGTTTGAAGCTATGTTTTCTTGGCTTGCTGTGGCCGTTTTGAAATCCGGTAGACCGCTTTGCACAACAAAGTCCTCGTATGAAGGCAAGTCGTCTTTTACACTTCCTTCGCCCGATCTGGAGGTTCCTTCTCGGTTAGGATTGCTGATCGAATATACTCGTATGGCTAATAAGGGGAAATtcagattttaatattttcaagctAAAATTCGGGTAAACTATGGGGCATACTTTGGCTTGGGGTTGATTCTCCTAGTGCCCTCTCTACTAATATATCATGGATCCTGACCTGAAAGTTAAAGATTGTATTGTATTTACGGTTTTTCTTTAGGAATTAGGTTACGGCTGGATGATTGTTTACTTACCGCGAAATATAACAAAAACATAAAGACGAAAATCCAGATAGCGATAAAATATTCCATCTATACAGACTGCTGAATGGACCACTAAATATTGAACAGATGGTGTGGACAAAACATGAGCCAATTTCTCAATACTGCACTTGGAGCTGGTGTAGAATCTACTAAGTGCTGAGAATTTATCTGAACCTTTACCGAATTTCAACTCATCGACGTATGTATAATACAGTAAATAATTTATATCTGATTTACAACCGCGATAGGTTGATTAGATAGCAAATAGCCTAGTATAAGTATTTACATTTCTAAATATTTGCGATACAATTACACATTGTGatatattgaaaacaaaaaggTGAAAGATCTAATCTATGTATTATCTTTAGATATATACATGTGTTTGTATGCGGAATTTTTTTGCGGAGTCATCACTACGACCTACAATATCGGCTTGATAAAATGCATTTGGGTTAAGATTAGTTAAATGCAATCGTGATCCTTGATAATGATATGGTGCAGATAAAATCAATGATTGGCTGTTATTGGTGTTTCACAGAACATATCGCTGTTTGTTTGGTGTTTGCTTGAGCGGAAACTCTCATTATGTGACAAGTATAGCAGTCAACTCAAGgactaacaaaaataaattagatACGGTTTCAGTGAAGCAAAGGAAGGTGATATGAGATCAATGTAATATGCACTGTTCATTCATTCacatttcaaatatatatatatacccaccctggcgtaccaggtttatcctcacctgagtt is a window encoding:
- the LOC119659628 gene encoding uncharacterized protein LOC119659628, translating into MEYFIAIWIFVFMFLLYFAVRIHDILVERALGESTPSQTIRVYSISNPNREGTSRSGEGSVKDDLPSYEDFVVQSGLPDFKTATASQENIASNSADNSVTIPIENSTRSGK